Proteins co-encoded in one Ciconia boyciana unplaced genomic scaffold, ASM3463844v1 HiC_scaffold_41, whole genome shotgun sequence genomic window:
- the LOC140645902 gene encoding olfactory receptor 14J1-like codes for MPYDRYVAICKPLHYGTLLGSTTCVHMAAAAWGSGFINVLLHTAITFSLPLCQGNALDQFFREIPQILKLSCSHSYLREVGLLMVSASLVFRCFVFILVSYLQIFRAVLRIPSEQEWHKAFATCLPHLAVASLYISTAMFAHLKPPSISTPSLDLVVSFLYSVVPPAVNPLIYSMRNKELKDAVWKRVHWTLFP; via the coding sequence ATGCCCTATGACCGCTAcgttgccatctgcaaacccctgcactacgggaccctcctgggcagcacaacttgtgtccacatggcagcagctgcctggggcagtgggtttATCAATGTTCTCTTGCACACTGCCATCACATTTTCACTACCactctgccaaggcaatgccCTAGACCAGTTCTTCCGTGAAATTCCCCAGATTCTCAAGCTCTCCTGTTCACACTCCTATCTCAGGGAAGTTGGGCTTCTTATGGTTAGTGCCTCTTTAGTCTTCAGGtgttttgtattcattttggTGTCCTATCTGCAAatcttcagggctgtgctgaggatcccctctgagcaggaATGGCACAAAGCCTTTGCCACatgcctccctcacctggctGTGGCCTCCCTGTACATCAGCACTGCAATGTTTGCCCACCTGAAGCCCCCTTCCATCTCTACCCCATCCCTGGACCTGGTGGTGTCATTTCTGTACTCAGTGGTGCCTCCAGCAGTgaaccccctcatctacagcatgaggaacaaGGAGCTTAAGGATGCTGTCTGGAAACGGGTCCATTGGACGCTGTTTCCCTAA